The DNA segment CATACACATTTGGAACAGCTTTTTTTCCATTCATGACATGAAATTCGCGATTGACCTTTAAACCCGATAAACTTTGAATGCGGTATGGCTCCAGACAAATACAATACAACTGTCCCGTTAGTTTAATTCCCTTTGGTAAGGCAATATTCGCTTTTTTCGCTACAAGGGATACACTATCCCCACTACTAATGACTAAACTATCCTTCTCTTTCATTTCTTTCACATACTGTTCCGATAAAGAATGCGTTTTAATGATTTCATCTCGTAATTTATCGTATCCTGATTTTGTTAACCATAAATAACCAATTTTATAATCTAGCTTTTTAATCCATGGTAATAAACCATTTTTTTCATAACTCTCTGGTGACAATAGATTTCCTTTACTATCGCTTAGCGCAAATTCATCTTTTTTCAATTCCCTAAGAACCTCTTCCACCGATACTGCTTGTTTCAGATTACTTGCGCCTGCTTGTAACATACTGGATGGTAAAGAAACAACAACTTCGTATTTCTCTTGCTTGGCTAATAAGAAACCATCTCCTTGGTTTTGGCTTGGTCCACCATACACTCGTGTCGCATCCACCGGCGTTAAACCATCTGTGTTACGTAATTGACTGCCCATTGCTAAGACAACCGCCTTTGCTTTGATGTCAATCAATTTACCATTAGCCTTTTTAATCCGCACACCTATTACTTTATGACCTTCTTTTAAGTAGTCAACCAAAGCCGCATCGGTGTACACATCCGCTCTTGATACACCAATTTCACGACGTAAAAGCGATAATAATTCTTTCTTTTTCTTTTCATATTTAACACTACTTAAGCGTCTATCCTTATCATCGGCTATATATTTTTCTTCAAAAGTCATTCCTAAATCTTCACTTTGCCAATCCAGTGTTTCTTGTAAAAGACTTTGGAAGTCTTGAATCATTTCTAAATTGCCTTTGCCTAATTTTTGTAACTTGGAAGCCAATTCCGCATTCGATAATTTCTTTTCTTGTTGATCTAAATGAGTTCCTGAAACATATTGATAAGCATTTGAGGCATACGCCATAGAACCACCCACCTCTTTCGCTTTCTCAACCAAGACAGCCGGAATACCCAATTGACGAAGACGAAGCGTCGCCGCTATACCGGAAACACCAGCTCCCACAACAACAACTTTCGTTTCTTTTTGTTCTGGTTTTGGGACATTCTTGCTTTTACGGTCTACCATCCATTCTTTTTCTGATCCGCCAGCTTGAAGAATAGCTTGCTTCACACCCTCTTGAATTGCCTTTGAAGTATTCGTTGCTCCTGTGGATAAATCAACATTCAAAGATTGACTTTCAATCATTCTCTTTGGAATTTTATCAAAAGCTTCATTGGTTAACACATCGGTTTCCGAATGAGAAATCACTTTAATTTTCTTTAAATTTTGTTTCTCAAAAAGAACTTCTAATTCAATATCACCTCGATACCCTGCTACTTTTACCGCATACGTACCATCTTTGATTCCCGTTCTTTTGACTGTAACACCTTGACAAGCACTTAAACTCATCGCTAGCCCTAATACAATGGGCATATACCATTTCTTTAATTTCATAGTTGTATTATAACAGGTATTTTCCATACAAAAAAAGTAGGATAGCTCCTACTTCTTAATCACTTGTTGAATAGCGCTTAGATAAAGCTTCGCTATTTCTTCATAACCTTTATCCGAATGCCATGTCTTCACATCTTTTTGATTGGTGATAAAAAACTGTTCCGCAACAATGATTTTCTTATCCGAATCATTCATAATAGCCCATGTTTCTAACTTTTCTTTCTTACCACCTAAGTCTACATAGTTAGCCACTTGGGTATTCTTTTCTGCTTGTTTATAGAAAAGATAACCTGCCCAAACACCTTTATGACCACGACTGAAAGAATTCTTTAAAGCGAAAGCGATGCTATCCGTTTCACTTTGTTTTGGATTCGCATAAAAACGAACACCGGCTGTCTCCGGCTTATCACTATGCCCTGCTCGAATACTTAAAACCAAGGCTGGCTGACTATTCTTAATAAGCTTCAGTTTTTCTTCCAAAGTAACAAAAGTTCCGGCTGGATGTGTGCGCTTCACCCGATAGCCATTTACCAGCAATTTCTTTTCCAAAGCAGTAACGGTTTTCTCAGCCACATCCGCTTCGTTAACAATGCCTTCATAACCCTTTTGTTCGCCACCATAGGTCGCATCTAAGATAACCAAAGGTTTCTTTAATTCATTTCTTGCTTGTCTCTTTATAACAATGAAACCAATCACGGAACCAAGTGTTAAAAAGACTAATAAAGAAGAAAGAATAATAACCATTGGATCCTTCCAATGAATGGATTTGAAATAATCTTGAACTATTTTTAAATATTTCTTTATTCGATCCATATTTTATTCTCCTTTTCTTTTAAGTTTATCTTTTCACGAATTTCTTTTAAATTCTGCTTCACATACTTATCCAAAGGACTATTTTCTTCATAATTGGCCGGTACTGCCACATTCGCTCTTCCTTCCTTTAGAAGTGTTTCACTTACTTTTAATGATTCCTTTTGGCTAGGATGATAAACCACAATCGACTTCCCTTTATACTCTTTAACCAAACGCATACAAGGCACATCCGTAAAACCATCGCCAATATACATCATACGTGAAATAGGAATTGGTCTTTCTTCAAGCGGTACATAGCTATTCACATTCGCGACAGTATCCGATAAGATTTGTTTATTAATACGGAACACATATTGCGTTTTAGTCGTGTAATTGATTACCTGACCGGGCCAATACGCTTCTTTTTTTTCATCATAGAAATACGATGAAGCATAGATTTTCGTAATGTACTTAGCGATATCCAAGGCTTCTAATATCTCTTTTAAACCCGAAGAAATAATATAGTGTTCCACTTCTAAATCAAGCGTTTTGCCAAAATCACTTATTCTTGAAAACCAAGTTTCCACTCCATCACATAGAACAATATTTTTGGCGTATTGTTGCAACTTTTTTCTGGTTAATGGCATCCCTTTCTTCGCAAAGCCTTCCTTTAATAGAAGAAGATACGCCGCTACATAGTCCATATCCTTTTCTAAAGCCAACTGAATCATTTCTTGCCAGAATACAGAACTATCCTTGTATCCCAAATCCGCTAAAACATCGAATTCAAACATATTTTTACGACTTAATGTTTCATCAAAGTCATAGATTAACGCTGCTTTTTTCATGGCGTTATTATACCACAATCAAAAAAGCGACCTAAATCGCTTTTTTATAATTCTAATAATTTTTCAATTCCACGAATATAGATTTCCGTTTGTAGTAGAAGTTCATCCACCGGGCAGAATTCATTCGCATCATGGATATGATAATCCGTACCGGGAAAAGCACAACCAAACGCAATGGTATTTTTAATT comes from the Bulleidia sp. zg-1006 genome and includes:
- a CDS encoding FAD-binding protein — protein: MKLKKWYMPIVLGLAMSLSACQGVTVKRTGIKDGTYAVKVAGYRGDIELEVLFEKQNLKKIKVISHSETDVLTNEAFDKIPKRMIESQSLNVDLSTGATNTSKAIQEGVKQAILQAGGSEKEWMVDRKSKNVPKPEQKETKVVVVGAGVSGIAATLRLRQLGIPAVLVEKAKEVGGSMAYASNAYQYVSGTHLDQQEKKLSNAELASKLQKLGKGNLEMIQDFQSLLQETLDWQSEDLGMTFEEKYIADDKDRRLSSVKYEKKKKELLSLLRREIGVSRADVYTDAALVDYLKEGHKVIGVRIKKANGKLIDIKAKAVVLAMGSQLRNTDGLTPVDATRVYGGPSQNQGDGFLLAKQEKYEVVVSLPSSMLQAGASNLKQAVSVEEVLRELKKDEFALSDSKGNLLSPESYEKNGLLPWIKKLDYKIGYLWLTKSGYDKLRDEIIKTHSLSEQYVKEMKEKDSLVISSGDSVSLVAKKANIALPKGIKLTGQLYCICLEPYRIQSLSGLKVNREFHVMNGKKAVPNVYAIGSLVGGVFGNYESLGVSNAFSFVSGKAVAEKLAKELEGK
- a CDS encoding N-acetylmuramoyl-L-alanine amidase, which encodes MDRIKKYLKIVQDYFKSIHWKDPMVIILSSLLVFLTLGSVIGFIVIKRQARNELKKPLVILDATYGGEQKGYEGIVNEADVAEKTVTALEKKLLVNGYRVKRTHPAGTFVTLEEKLKLIKNSQPALVLSIRAGHSDKPETAGVRFYANPKQSETDSIAFALKNSFSRGHKGVWAGYLFYKQAEKNTQVANYVDLGGKKEKLETWAIMNDSDKKIIVAEQFFITNQKDVKTWHSDKGYEEIAKLYLSAIQQVIKK
- a CDS encoding HAD family hydrolase, with translation MKKAALIYDFDETLSRKNMFEFDVLADLGYKDSSVFWQEMIQLALEKDMDYVAAYLLLLKEGFAKKGMPLTRKKLQQYAKNIVLCDGVETWFSRISDFGKTLDLEVEHYIISSGLKEILEALDIAKYITKIYASSYFYDEKKEAYWPGQVINYTTKTQYVFRINKQILSDTVANVNSYVPLEERPIPISRMMYIGDGFTDVPCMRLVKEYKGKSIVVYHPSQKESLKVSETLLKEGRANVAVPANYEENSPLDKYVKQNLKEIREKINLKEKENKIWIE